The proteins below are encoded in one region of Geobacter sp.:
- a CDS encoding glycosyltransferase, translating to MFSLLSLAPAFPYTDPWCQGLTERLRMLWRRKRRVAYFYDLPNNSTFRYRAYNMVQVLNAIKHEISASYFFMSDLHRIDEIADAADILVICRTCYDNRVNQVITAFHNRRKRVLFDVDDLVFDTDFAPLILTTLDQDPDNPNVWDYWFSYCSRMGATLKLCDGAITTNEFLAGHIQKFSGLPVSVVPNFINKEQLELSDQLYKAKATLKPGEDGMVHFGYFSGSPSHNRDFALVIPALESILEERKDTGLVVVGYIEAGPTLKRFSSRVSYYPFHDYVNLQRLVASVEFNLIPLQYNTFTNCKSELKYFEAAIVGTQSIASPSYAYAKAIVDGETGYISQAFSWEKAIRTALDGLGTYREMAERAYVDARERYAWFNQCERILDSLDIIR from the coding sequence ATGTTTTCGTTACTTTCATTAGCGCCTGCCTTTCCATATACTGACCCCTGGTGTCAAGGGCTTACGGAACGGCTGCGCATGCTTTGGAGGCGTAAACGCAGGGTGGCCTATTTTTACGATCTGCCGAACAACAGCACGTTCCGCTATCGAGCCTATAACATGGTGCAGGTGCTCAATGCCATCAAACATGAAATTTCCGCATCATATTTCTTCATGTCTGACCTGCACCGGATTGACGAAATCGCTGATGCTGCCGATATCCTGGTCATTTGCAGAACCTGCTACGATAATCGTGTAAATCAGGTAATTACAGCATTTCACAACCGCCGGAAGAGGGTTTTGTTCGATGTCGATGATCTGGTTTTTGACACTGACTTTGCCCCGCTAATTCTGACCACCCTTGATCAAGATCCTGATAACCCTAACGTATGGGATTACTGGTTTTCGTATTGCAGCCGGATGGGCGCAACCCTCAAATTATGTGATGGTGCAATAACGACTAACGAATTCCTGGCTGGCCATATTCAGAAATTTTCCGGTTTGCCGGTTTCAGTTGTACCCAACTTCATCAATAAAGAACAATTGGAGCTTTCAGACCAGCTTTACAAGGCTAAGGCGACCTTGAAGCCTGGTGAGGACGGCATGGTCCATTTTGGGTATTTCAGCGGCTCCCCCTCTCATAACCGCGATTTTGCTTTGGTGATCCCTGCGCTTGAATCTATCCTTGAAGAGCGTAAGGATACGGGGCTCGTGGTTGTTGGATACATTGAGGCTGGCCCGACACTTAAGCGCTTCAGTTCACGGGTGAGCTATTATCCATTTCACGATTATGTCAATTTGCAGCGACTTGTTGCATCAGTCGAATTCAACCTTATTCCACTTCAATACAATACTTTCACTAATTGCAAGTCGGAACTCAAGTATTTCGAGGCAGCCATAGTCGGTACACAAAGTATTGCTTCTCCTTCTTACGCGTATGCCAAGGCAATTGTCGATGGTGAGACTGGATATATATCCCAAGCATTTTCTTGGGAGAAAGCGATACGAACTGCCCTTGATGGTCTGGGTACCTATCGGGAGATGGCAGAACGTGCCTATGTTGATGCCCGCGAACGGTACGCCTGGTTCAATCAATGTGAGCGTATTCTCGACTCGCTTGACATAATTAGATAA
- a CDS encoding glycosyltransferase, whose protein sequence is MGCSVAILLATYNGAAFLPEQLDSLIIQTNRDWCLLVSDDNSTDATPEIIASYRETHPAVITTVPNTGAQLGACRNFGYLLEQTDAPYIMFCDQDDVWLSDKIETTLQKMHELETAFGPDAPLLVHSDLRVVDHALRPVADSLWRMQKTNPHAISLNRLLMQNNATGCTMMINRALLELACPIPSSARMHDWWLMLVAGAFGHIAFLNRPTMLYRQHEMNDSGATHVNFLTEISKVFSRAQWKAALDQRTKLTAHLRRQAAEFLDRYRDRLDDHLQEIINAYLQLGTQGFFRRRLTILRYRFFYGSWLVNLGLLLFR, encoded by the coding sequence ATGGGGTGTTCAGTAGCGATTCTTCTCGCCACTTACAACGGCGCGGCATTCCTTCCAGAACAATTGGACTCGCTGATCATCCAAACCAATCGAGATTGGTGTCTCTTGGTTAGTGATGACAACTCGACGGATGCAACCCCTGAAATCATCGCTTCGTATCGGGAGACGCACCCGGCAGTTATCACGACTGTCCCAAATACTGGCGCCCAACTTGGTGCATGTCGCAATTTCGGTTATTTGCTGGAACAGACTGATGCACCATACATCATGTTTTGCGACCAAGATGATGTTTGGCTTTCAGATAAAATAGAGACTACGCTTCAGAAAATGCATGAGTTGGAGACAGCTTTTGGTCCTGATGCTCCTCTCTTGGTACATTCAGATCTCCGGGTCGTGGACCATGCACTTAGGCCTGTAGCGGATTCTTTGTGGCGGATGCAAAAGACAAATCCTCATGCCATTAGTCTTAACCGACTACTCATGCAGAATAATGCAACAGGCTGCACCATGATGATAAACAGGGCTCTGCTCGAACTTGCCTGCCCCATTCCATCATCTGCGCGGATGCATGACTGGTGGCTGATGCTGGTCGCTGGCGCATTCGGCCATATTGCCTTTTTGAATCGGCCAACTATGTTGTATCGCCAGCATGAAATGAATGACAGCGGTGCAACACATGTAAACTTTCTGACAGAAATTAGTAAAGTTTTTTCGAGGGCCCAGTGGAAAGCCGCACTGGATCAGCGCACTAAGCTAACAGCTCATTTGAGGCGTCAAGCGGCTGAGTTTCTTGACCGATATCGGGATAGGCTTGACGATCATCTGCAAGAAATAATCAATGCTTATCTGCAATTAGGGACGCAAGGCTTCTTCCGGCGACGATTGACAATATTGAGGTATAGGTTCTTTTATGGGAGTTGGCTCGTGAATCTGGGATTATTGCTCTTTAGGTAA
- a CDS encoding glycosyltransferase, with the protein MDRKCNQFQEIAGRVLAVEVVYNVDIKESITLFTLAESLNSIDTKLDLLIYDNSSESMMSASEELPPQLNIIYIHDSSNPGVSKAYNEGLQLAHRLGKSWLLLLDQDTSFPSDSLPLYCEAINSGKANLYAPFLKSGNVTLSPCSFRMGIGAPLKEVTKGTMSLQHRSILNSGMLINVDAMKKIGGFDERIPLDFADHDFCRRFASRFGEAYILDMDCGHGFSDREETPLASALARFTFFCQGARNSIRSPLDRLTHPLAMLVRCLVLSLRYRTFRFWPLLLRGMTGQSRDA; encoded by the coding sequence ATGGATCGAAAATGCAATCAATTCCAAGAGATAGCTGGGAGGGTATTGGCTGTCGAAGTGGTTTACAATGTTGACATAAAGGAATCAATTACTCTTTTTACACTTGCAGAGAGCCTCAATAGTATCGATACAAAGTTGGATTTGCTCATTTATGACAATAGCAGTGAATCAATGATGAGTGCAAGTGAAGAACTTCCACCTCAGTTAAACATTATATATATCCACGATTCATCAAATCCAGGTGTCAGTAAAGCCTATAACGAAGGGTTGCAGTTAGCACACAGGCTTGGCAAAAGTTGGCTTCTTCTCCTCGATCAGGATACTTCCTTCCCATCGGATTCTTTGCCTTTGTATTGTGAAGCAATAAATTCAGGTAAGGCGAATTTATATGCACCGTTCCTCAAGTCAGGCAATGTTACATTATCTCCATGTTCCTTCCGGATGGGGATTGGAGCTCCATTGAAAGAAGTCACTAAAGGCACTATGTCTTTGCAGCATCGGTCTATATTGAATAGTGGAATGCTGATCAATGTTGATGCAATGAAAAAAATCGGCGGCTTCGACGAGCGGATACCGCTCGATTTTGCCGATCACGACTTTTGCCGCCGTTTCGCTAGCCGCTTCGGCGAGGCGTATATCCTCGATATGGACTGCGGGCACGGCTTCTCCGACCGGGAGGAGACCCCGCTGGCAAGCGCCCTTGCCCGCTTCACCTTTTTCTGCCAGGGGGCGCGGAACAGTATCCGGTCGCCGCTGGACCGGCTCACCCATCCGCTGGCCATGCTGGTGCGGTGCCTGGTCCTCTCCCTGCGCTACCGTACCTTCAGGTTCTGGCCGCTCCTGCTGCGGGGGATGACCGGCCAATCCCGCGATGCATGA
- a CDS encoding glycosyltransferase, with product MCINREELLTPMEIPNPRISVCMATHNGERFIEAQLASILAQLAPSDELIVSDDGSTDATVAIVRSHADPRLRLLTGNCFSSPVLNFENALTYASGDIIALSDQDDVWLPNKVAVIRELFSSKPQPVYLTVLDAEVIDASGNLLFPSLLGRLRRAGPGLLKNIVDNSYIGCSMAFSRQLLEIALPFPPRIPMHDMWLGLVAELFGATAFVPVKTMQYRKHEASMTDFPIRFMPWTQLKRRWFLSWALLQRWFAMRHRINRG from the coding sequence ATGTGCATAAACAGGGAAGAACTGTTGACCCCCATGGAAATACCGAATCCGCGCATCTCCGTTTGCATGGCGACCCATAACGGCGAACGCTTCATCGAGGCGCAGCTGGCGTCGATCCTGGCACAACTGGCGCCTTCCGACGAACTGATCGTTTCCGATGACGGCTCCACCGACGCCACGGTGGCGATCGTCCGGAGCCATGCCGATCCACGGCTGCGGTTGCTGACCGGGAACTGCTTTTCGAGCCCGGTGCTGAACTTCGAGAACGCCCTCACTTACGCATCCGGCGATATCATTGCCCTCTCCGACCAGGACGACGTCTGGCTCCCCAACAAGGTGGCGGTGATCCGCGAGCTCTTCTCCAGCAAACCGCAGCCGGTCTATCTGACGGTGCTGGACGCCGAGGTCATCGATGCGTCCGGGAACCTCCTCTTTCCTTCCCTGTTGGGCCGGCTGCGGCGGGCCGGGCCGGGCCTCTTGAAGAATATCGTCGACAATAGCTATATCGGCTGCAGCATGGCGTTTTCGCGGCAGCTGCTGGAGATCGCCCTGCCGTTTCCTCCCCGCATCCCGATGCACGACATGTGGCTCGGCCTTGTGGCCGAACTGTTCGGCGCCACCGCCTTTGTGCCAGTGAAGACCATGCAGTACCGCAAGCACGAGGCGAGCATGACCGACTTCCCAATCCGCTTCATGCCCTGGACGCAGCTCAAGCGGCGCTGGTTCCTGTCGTGGGCCCTGTTGCAGCGGTGGTTTGCTATGCGTCACAGGATAAACAGGGGGTAG
- a CDS encoding glycosyltransferase, with protein MPRVSIIIVNWNGLHHLEECLESIAAQTFRQFEVVLVDNGSTDGSAPFLRERFPWVRLVELPQNTGFATGNNRGFEQARGEFVVTLNNDTRVDPAWLAELVRVADGNPAVGMVGCRICSHADPDVIDSMGFGICRDGMSRGMHRFRRFSELSPVPPVLDILLPSACAALYRRAMLEKTGFFDDDFFAYAEDTDLGLRGRRAGWGAVLASNAKVLHKYSQTGGSFSPLKLYLVERNHYWVAVKNFPPAALLQLPFFTLQRYAVQAGLVAGASGSGEAFRGSGRKGELMGAAMRGVRDAILGLPACLAKRRQIAAKASISHEEMAALLRSYPLSFRELLTEAGKR; from the coding sequence ATGCCGCGAGTCTCGATCATCATCGTCAACTGGAACGGCCTGCACCACCTGGAGGAGTGCCTGGAGAGCATTGCCGCCCAGACGTTTCGCCAGTTCGAGGTGGTGCTGGTCGACAACGGTTCAACGGACGGCTCCGCTCCGTTCCTGCGGGAGCGCTTCCCCTGGGTCAGGCTCGTGGAGCTGCCGCAAAACACGGGGTTCGCAACCGGCAACAACCGGGGTTTCGAGCAGGCCCGGGGTGAGTTCGTCGTTACCCTGAACAACGACACCCGGGTTGACCCGGCTTGGCTCGCCGAACTGGTGCGGGTCGCCGACGGGAACCCGGCCGTGGGGATGGTGGGGTGCCGGATCTGCTCCCATGCCGATCCGGACGTGATCGATTCGATGGGGTTCGGCATCTGCCGCGACGGCATGTCACGCGGCATGCATCGCTTCAGGCGGTTTTCGGAACTCTCTCCTGTGCCGCCGGTCCTGGACATCCTCCTCCCCAGCGCCTGCGCCGCCCTCTACCGGCGGGCCATGCTGGAGAAGACCGGCTTTTTCGACGACGATTTCTTCGCCTATGCCGAGGACACCGACCTGGGGCTCAGGGGGCGGCGTGCCGGTTGGGGCGCCGTTCTTGCATCAAATGCGAAGGTACTGCACAAATATTCGCAGACAGGCGGCAGCTTTTCGCCGCTCAAGCTCTATCTGGTGGAGCGCAACCACTACTGGGTCGCCGTGAAGAACTTCCCCCCTGCAGCCCTCCTGCAGCTCCCCTTTTTTACGCTGCAGCGCTACGCGGTGCAGGCCGGGCTGGTTGCCGGCGCATCCGGTTCCGGCGAGGCTTTTCGCGGGAGTGGCCGCAAGGGTGAGCTCATGGGGGCGGCCATGAGAGGGGTGCGCGACGCCATCCTCGGCCTGCCTGCCTGCCTCGCCAAACGACGGCAGATTGCAGCCAAAGCGAGTATTTCTCATGAAGAGATGGCGGCCCTCTTGCGCAGTTATCCGCTGTCGTTCAGGGAACTCTTGACCGAAGCGGGCAAGCGGTGA
- a CDS encoding DUF2304 family protein: MITFDKIQLFSLAFSVGIFAFIFGLVQRRRVKEEYSILWFCMSLFFIYLSIDKHAIDRFGDLFGVAYKPSILMLFTTAFSFLVLIHISIVITRLTDQNNELIQELGLRNLDEDATTGQRAELLVIIPAYNEASSIAAVIADLRSLAMPLDILVVNDGSRDRTSVVARAEGVRVIDLPKNLGIGGAVQTGFKYADRHDYAMAVQFDGDGQHIAAEIPKLLAVMREQQANVTIGSRFMGWTEGYRSTFMRRFGIHLFDAVNSILIGQRVTDNTSGFRAYDSRAIHFLARHYPVDYPEPEAVILLGKNEFRLAEASIRMRERQAGTSSISAMNGIYYMVKVLLAIVMTAMRKPIDDGE, translated from the coding sequence ATGATCACCTTTGATAAAATCCAGCTCTTTTCCCTTGCCTTCAGCGTGGGTATCTTTGCGTTCATCTTCGGGTTGGTGCAGCGGCGCCGGGTGAAGGAGGAATACTCCATCCTCTGGTTCTGCATGAGCCTCTTCTTCATCTACCTCTCCATCGACAAGCATGCCATCGACCGCTTCGGCGACTTGTTCGGCGTGGCATACAAGCCGAGCATCCTGATGCTCTTCACCACCGCCTTTTCCTTCCTGGTGCTGATCCATATCTCCATCGTCATTACCCGGCTTACCGACCAGAATAATGAACTGATCCAGGAGCTGGGACTGCGGAACCTGGACGAAGATGCCACAACCGGCCAACGGGCGGAACTGCTGGTCATCATACCCGCCTACAACGAGGCTTCCAGCATTGCTGCGGTGATTGCCGACCTGCGCAGCCTGGCGATGCCGCTGGACATCCTGGTGGTCAACGACGGTTCACGCGACCGGACGAGCGTCGTGGCTCGCGCCGAAGGGGTGCGGGTGATCGATCTCCCCAAGAACCTCGGCATCGGCGGTGCAGTCCAGACCGGCTTCAAGTATGCCGATCGCCATGACTATGCCATGGCGGTCCAGTTCGATGGCGACGGCCAGCACATTGCGGCGGAGATCCCCAAACTGCTTGCGGTCATGCGGGAGCAGCAGGCAAATGTGACGATCGGGTCGCGTTTCATGGGGTGGACCGAGGGGTACCGCTCCACCTTCATGCGCAGGTTCGGCATCCACCTGTTCGACGCCGTCAACTCGATCCTCATCGGCCAACGCGTAACCGACAACACCTCCGGGTTCCGCGCCTATGACAGCCGGGCCATCCACTTCCTGGCGCGGCACTACCCGGTGGATTACCCGGAACCGGAGGCGGTCATCCTGCTCGGCAAGAACGAGTTCCGGCTGGCCGAGGCCTCCATCCGGATGCGCGAACGTCAGGCAGGGACATCGTCGATCTCCGCCATGAACGGCATCTACTACATGGTCAAGGTGCTGCTCGCCATTGTCATGACAGCGATGCGCAAGCCGATCGATGATGGCGAATGA
- a CDS encoding winged helix-turn-helix transcriptional regulator has protein sequence MNAADQKSLDTYKTLQLLSEIDHEREISQRELSRRLGIALGLVNSYLKNLVSKGFIRIKNFPRNRYAYLLTPTGVAEKSRLAYEHLSYFTSLYTIARQDYQQLFQELFAAGVRTVAFCGVDEVAEIAYLSIQGTGLQLCRVMDDEHAGETFFGLPVLSLADALLLDVGCIVVTSLKRGGDLRNELLHRGVDPALLRAPGAAQQEVTR, from the coding sequence ATGAACGCTGCCGATCAAAAGTCGCTCGATACCTACAAAACCCTGCAGTTATTGTCCGAAATCGACCATGAACGGGAGATCTCCCAGCGGGAGCTGTCCCGGCGCCTGGGGATCGCCCTCGGCCTGGTCAATTCCTACCTGAAGAACCTCGTCTCCAAAGGTTTCATCCGGATCAAGAATTTCCCGCGCAACCGCTACGCGTATCTCCTTACGCCGACCGGTGTTGCGGAAAAAAGCCGCCTTGCCTACGAGCATCTGAGCTATTTCACCAGCCTCTACACCATCGCCCGCCAGGATTATCAGCAGCTGTTCCAGGAGCTGTTCGCTGCAGGGGTAAGAACGGTGGCATTCTGCGGTGTCGACGAGGTGGCCGAGATCGCCTACCTGTCGATCCAGGGAACCGGTCTGCAGCTCTGCCGGGTCATGGATGACGAGCATGCCGGAGAGACCTTTTTCGGCCTGCCGGTACTGAGTCTGGCAGATGCCCTGCTCCTGGATGTCGGCTGTATTGTGGTGACGTCACTGAAGCGTGGCGGGGATTTACGCAATGAACTGCTGCACAGGGGGGTCGACCCGGCATTGCTCCGGGCGCCCGGTGCGGCCCAACAGGAGGTTACACGATGA
- the rfbF gene encoding glucose-1-phosphate cytidylyltransferase, with protein sequence MKVVILAGGFGTRISEESHLKPKPMIEIGGRPILWHIMKIYSSYGFNDFVICLGYKGYCIKEYFAHYFLHESDVTFDFRDENRRIVHSHTAEPWRVTLVDTGLETMTGGRVKRVAPYLDGEPFMLTYGDGVGDVNIAELVAFHRANGRLATVTTTQPSGKFGALNLGNDDRVMSFQEKPKGDGHWINAGFFVMQPEVLGYLDGDAMVLEKEPLERLAGDGELMAYKHHGFWQPMDTLRDKMHLEDLWKEGAAPWKLW encoded by the coding sequence ATGAAAGTGGTCATCCTTGCCGGCGGTTTCGGCACCAGGATCAGCGAAGAGTCGCACCTGAAGCCGAAGCCGATGATCGAGATCGGCGGCCGGCCGATCCTCTGGCACATCATGAAGATCTACTCCAGCTACGGCTTCAACGACTTCGTGATCTGCCTGGGCTACAAGGGGTACTGCATCAAGGAATACTTTGCCCACTATTTCCTCCACGAATCGGACGTGACCTTCGATTTCCGCGATGAAAACCGGCGCATCGTCCATAGCCACACGGCCGAGCCCTGGCGGGTGACCCTGGTGGATACGGGTCTGGAGACCATGACCGGCGGCCGGGTGAAGCGGGTGGCCCCCTATCTGGACGGGGAGCCGTTCATGCTTACCTATGGCGACGGGGTCGGTGACGTGAACATCGCCGAACTGGTGGCGTTCCACCGTGCGAACGGACGGCTTGCCACCGTGACCACCACCCAGCCGAGCGGCAAGTTCGGCGCGCTCAACCTGGGGAACGACGACCGGGTCATGAGTTTCCAGGAAAAGCCCAAGGGGGACGGGCACTGGATCAATGCCGGCTTCTTCGTCATGCAGCCAGAGGTGCTCGGTTATCTGGATGGTGATGCCATGGTTCTGGAAAAGGAACCGCTGGAGCGGCTGGCCGGGGATGGCGAGCTGATGGCCTACAAGCACCACGGCTTCTGGCAGCCGATGGATACCCTACGCGACAAGATGCATCTGGAAGACCTCTGGAAAGAGGGGGCTGCGCCGTGGAAACTCTGGTGA
- the rfbG gene encoding CDP-glucose 4,6-dehydratase, giving the protein MNDNGFWRGKKIFLTGHTGFKGAWLSLWLHSLGAEVTGYALEPPTEPSLFELARIGELVTSVIADVRDPERLAVEMERAKPEIVIHMAAQPLVRDSYKIPVETYAINVMGTVHLLEAVRSCPSVRAVVNVTTDKVYENREWAWGYRENEPFGGYDPYSNSKGCSELVTAAYRSSYFNPADYDRHGVAVASARAGNVIGGGDWATDRLVPDIVRAILAGEPVQIRNPHAIRPWQHVLEPLSGYLLLAQRLCEEGIRFASGWNFGPEERDARPVGWIVDRLCQRWGEGASFLIDQGEHPHEAHYLRLDCSMARAELGWSPRWSLESALESIIAWTKTYRDGGDLRQACLAQITAYGDPTCMRM; this is encoded by the coding sequence ATGAACGACAACGGCTTCTGGAGAGGCAAAAAAATCTTTCTCACCGGCCATACCGGCTTCAAGGGGGCGTGGCTTTCCCTCTGGCTCCATAGCCTGGGTGCCGAGGTGACCGGCTACGCCCTGGAGCCCCCCACCGAGCCGAGCCTGTTCGAGCTGGCGCGCATCGGCGAGCTGGTGACCTCGGTGATCGCCGACGTGCGCGACCCGGAGCGTCTTGCGGTCGAGATGGAGCGGGCAAAGCCGGAGATCGTCATTCACATGGCTGCCCAGCCGCTGGTGCGGGATTCCTACAAGATCCCGGTGGAGACCTATGCCATAAACGTCATGGGCACGGTGCATCTGCTGGAGGCGGTTCGCTCCTGCCCGAGCGTGCGGGCCGTGGTGAACGTCACCACCGACAAGGTCTACGAGAACCGGGAATGGGCGTGGGGCTACCGGGAGAACGAGCCGTTCGGCGGCTATGACCCCTATTCCAACAGCAAGGGGTGCTCAGAGCTGGTGACCGCCGCCTACCGCTCCTCCTATTTCAATCCGGCCGACTATGACCGGCACGGCGTGGCAGTCGCCTCGGCACGGGCCGGTAACGTGATCGGCGGCGGCGACTGGGCCACCGACCGCCTGGTGCCCGATATTGTCCGCGCCATCCTTGCCGGTGAGCCGGTGCAGATCCGCAATCCCCATGCGATCCGGCCATGGCAGCATGTGCTGGAGCCGCTCTCCGGCTATCTGCTGCTGGCGCAGCGCCTCTGCGAAGAGGGAATCCGTTTCGCCTCGGGCTGGAATTTCGGTCCGGAAGAGCGGGACGCCCGTCCGGTGGGATGGATCGTCGACCGGCTCTGTCAACGCTGGGGCGAGGGGGCCTCGTTCCTGATCGACCAGGGGGAGCACCCGCACGAGGCGCATTACTTAAGGCTCGACTGCTCCATGGCTCGCGCAGAACTGGGCTGGTCGCCCCGCTGGTCGTTGGAATCGGCGCTGGAGAGCATCATTGCCTGGACCAAGACCTACCGGGACGGCGGCGACCTGCGCCAGGCCTGTCTCGCCCAGATTACTGCCTATGGAGATCCGACATGCATGAGAATGTAA
- the rfbH gene encoding lipopolysaccharide biosynthesis protein RfbH, whose amino-acid sequence MHENVKQEAELREQAIAAAIAYYRFRHAPQKSFQPGDRIAYGGRVFDEREVAALVDSSLDFWLTTGRYAERFEREFAAFIGVAHCSLTNSGSSANLLAFMALTSPKLKERRIMPGDEVITVAAGFPTTVAPIIQYGAVPVFVDVALPTYNIDTTQLEAAVSPRTRAVMVAHTLGNPFDLATVKAFCDRHDLWLIEDNCDALGSRYCLNGTWRLTGSIGHLGTSSFYPPHHMTMGEGGAVYSDDTTLKRLVESFRDWGRDCWCPSGRDNTCGNRFGQQFGELPAGYDHKYVYSHFGYNLKVTDMQAAVGCAQLEKLPGFVEARRRNWRTLRNGLAGLEERFVLPEPTADSDPSWFGFLLTVREEAGFSRDQIVAHLERKGIQTRMLFAGNLIKHPCFDEMRQSGKGYRVVPNTPAADLPTLRSSGLPVTDRIMRDTFWIGVYPGMSEEMLEFMVQQIREFCAR is encoded by the coding sequence ATGCATGAGAATGTAAAACAGGAGGCCGAACTGCGCGAACAGGCGATAGCCGCGGCCATTGCCTACTACCGGTTTCGCCACGCCCCGCAGAAATCATTCCAGCCGGGTGACCGCATTGCCTATGGCGGCCGCGTTTTCGACGAGCGGGAGGTTGCCGCGCTGGTCGATTCGTCGCTCGATTTCTGGCTCACCACCGGCCGCTATGCCGAGCGGTTCGAGCGGGAGTTTGCCGCTTTCATCGGCGTAGCGCACTGTTCCCTGACCAATTCCGGCTCCTCGGCCAACCTGCTCGCCTTCATGGCCCTCACCTCCCCCAAGCTGAAGGAGCGGCGGATCATGCCGGGAGACGAGGTGATCACCGTGGCTGCCGGGTTCCCCACCACCGTTGCCCCGATCATCCAGTACGGGGCCGTGCCGGTCTTCGTCGATGTGGCGCTCCCCACCTACAACATCGACACGACGCAGCTGGAGGCGGCGGTGTCGCCGCGGACCAGGGCGGTGATGGTGGCCCATACCCTGGGCAACCCCTTTGACCTGGCAACGGTCAAGGCGTTCTGCGACCGTCACGACCTCTGGCTGATCGAGGACAACTGCGACGCCCTCGGCTCACGCTACTGCCTGAACGGCACCTGGCGCCTCACCGGCAGTATCGGCCACCTGGGGACCTCCAGTTTCTACCCTCCGCACCACATGACCATGGGGGAGGGGGGGGCGGTCTACTCCGACGACACCACCCTGAAGCGACTGGTGGAGTCCTTTCGTGACTGGGGCCGCGACTGCTGGTGTCCGTCCGGCCGCGACAATACCTGCGGCAACCGCTTCGGCCAGCAGTTCGGCGAGCTGCCGGCCGGCTACGACCACAAGTACGTCTACTCCCATTTCGGCTACAACCTGAAGGTGACCGACATGCAGGCGGCCGTGGGATGCGCCCAGCTGGAAAAGCTCCCCGGCTTTGTCGAGGCGCGCAGACGGAACTGGCGAACGCTGCGCAACGGGCTGGCTGGTCTCGAAGAGCGCTTCGTCCTCCCCGAGCCAACAGCGGACAGCGACCCCTCCTGGTTCGGATTCCTGCTCACGGTGCGCGAGGAAGCGGGATTTTCCCGCGACCAGATCGTCGCCCACCTGGAGCGCAAGGGTATCCAGACACGGATGCTCTTTGCCGGCAACCTGATCAAGCACCCCTGCTTTGACGAGATGCGGCAGAGCGGCAAAGGCTACCGGGTCGTCCCGAACACGCCTGCCGCCGATCTTCCGACCCTCCGGTCTTCCGGTCTTCCGGTTACCGACCGGATCATGCGCGATACCTTCTGGATCGGGGTCTATCCGGGGATGAGCGAGGAGATGCTGGAGTTCATGGTACAGCAGATCCGCGAGTTCTGCGCTCGATGA